The Aphidius gifuensis isolate YNYX2018 linkage group LG2, ASM1490517v1, whole genome shotgun sequence DNA window GATCgatcaatttattgataattgctatttttgtttgataattttaatctttGACAAGATAAAATGCTCGTTCAAGAAAATTGAGTTAAATcgaattgtatatatttcggAGTTGAGACTGTTGATAGACACGACAAACGACGCGttgcattaaaaattgataaaaaaaaaatattattattttgattatttcacACAATGACTCATAGAAAGGTTTTCATTCGTCGAAGGCCAATATGTGTGTCAGTGTGTGTGTGAGAAATATACACACTTATGGCATGACGCAGTCGCACAAGGAAGAAAATcctttgttgttttttttttttttataggtataataaataaataaacaaaaaaaaaaaaaatatgtcaatagAGCAAGAGCCCTCTTTAGTGAGTTTCATGAGAAAGACGTTgattggtttaaaaaaatcgtaaaaCAACAACCTAACCTACAACTtgattgtgtttttttatttttattttgtttgttttgctctctttttttttttttgtttttcaattgcCTGGTTGTGATTGTGTTTGAcagttgtttataaaataacaataaataatattaattgttattaattgttgttaaataatttaataatggcatCAATGGACACTTGGATTGTAGATATTCCAGAaacaaataatagaaaatcTATAAATTACAGTCCAAAAATTGTTAACAAAAGTTTAACATCAAAATACTTAaaagttgatgttaaatttgaacattttgtacaaaaagtcattgaaaataaatactatgGTAAAGATTATAACATTATAcaattcaattcaattaaatattgtattttttatttaattaatattttattttttaggaaTAATAAAAGAACCAATTGAACTTGTTGAAGTATCATCAAGCTGTGGTAAATTACGTGGTGATAGATTAAAATTTGCAATACCATACGCTGGAAAAGTATTTACTTGCACAGCATTATTTAATTCTCTGTGTCCAGAAATTGGTCCTGACTTTGAATTTTcagataaaacatttttacaaGATCCAGAAATTCaagtacttgaaaaatatgtaCCAGGTTTTATTAATTGGGATAATACTGATTCAGAATCACTGATAAAAGTACTTGGACAATTTATAACTTACTACAAACAACatcaagtaataaataatattaattttaatatcaatcaactatttatttataatcatttctaattatttatctcaATGTTATTTAGATTGATAAACTTGGATTAATAAATGAACGTCTTGAAGCATCTTTCACAAATCTACGTGAAAAAATTGACACATCAGATATTGAACTGATTCTTTTGCCTGATGTCAATAATCCAATTGAAGCTCACATTATAATtcgtataaatttaaactttacaaaatttattgacaagTTTACGTCATTTAATAATGAAGTTGCAATGCTTCATGTTGTATTTCATGGTCCATCATGGATAAAAGGTGTACCACAATtacttttatcatcaaaattacttgatttatttaatggtACATATCGTATACAACCGCTAACATCAATAAAAGTACTTGGTACTTATATTCTTGACTTGAAGAGACGtttgaatgataaaatgttgtcaattgttaaaaattacatggaaaaaaaagaatttgtaACTGGACTATTATTGGTACAAGGAAAAAGTCTTATTGAATATGATTCTGAAGATTTTTCATTCATAACAATAATGCTTGATCATGAAGGTTTTCattatcttgtttattttaagtTGACTGATAATTATCCAGATGAAGCACCAATTATAAAGTTACAATCAATTTATCACCTGTATAAAAATGAACCAATTGTTTATCCTGTTGAAGGTTTAACTTATAGTAAAAAATGTGATTCATTTGAATGTGTTACTAAGACACTTGCACATATTGATGTTAGAGTTGCTGAAGGATTCAAACAACTTTGTATACGTCTTGCTCGTTCtcaatgaattatatttaatcactcatttatcatttaaaaaaaagaaataattaatatgtatcattattctatataataaaaaacaaaataataatattaattcatttgtctTTTTAATACGTAAagtacaattttaatttataaatttacattaactATCCTTACAATgtatgctttttattttttaacaaattttctttcttttcattattaaaataaaacttacatTGCATAACACTATATCGAATAATCagtggtattttaatttatttttttttttcatttttttttattattgtataacaatttcatcaagtttttaattatacaattgtcattttaatattaaaactcGCAAAGCACTTGGATAAAtgtcatatatataatttactaattaaaaaaaaaaaaaaaaatgaaattgatttataaaattagtgCAAAGAtagtgtatgtatatataattcaaaaaaaagaaaaaaataatgatttttttttctttttaatttacaaattaattaatcgaaGTTAATCGATATTCTGGGCCCATGCTATTTAGAAATATAACTTACAAAATctagatttttatattttgtttgttttgtattcatcggcatttttttttttttttttttaagtaacaataaattactattaacgaaaaaaaataaagttgattgtaaaaaaaagaatacgttgatttaaaattacaatgataaagtaaataaattattatgtgaatgaataaatatttatatcaaaattatgtGATTATCTGTAAAATAGCCCTGTtgatataaattgattaattgtatttttgggGCATGATAATTAGCTTTGGCCTAgtctcaaataaaattttctttttaattattttgtgatcAAGATGAAGACAGGTCAAGCATCATACTGGATTCTTCCAGTGCTGGTAATGGcagttcatttttttcttcctcaGCACGAGCATcagaaagttttaaaaattttataactttcTCTACTGTTGCAATGTTGCTTGCAATAACTTCattctatttgaaaaaaaattcaagattaattattttatttgtttttaaaaatataaaataaatcaattaataattatatttatatttaccgatgCAGTCAGattcatgaaattataatatttttgtaaaacagCAACCATACtgccaaaattattttcaggtAATTTTTCACGAATTAACATTTCATATTcctgttgataataaatacaagggtattaaaatttagaaaaacaatcgttttaattataattttctattacaTACCTTGTTGTCCATTATTAAATGTCCaagtaataaaacaatattagcTCCAGTAAAATGATGTTCCATATGACGTCCAGCTTTTTGAAgcactaaaataaataaataaataaatgtataaataaaaaaaatgaaataaattagattttgttaaataaaaatttacatttagcAACAGTTTCAGCAAATATATCTTCTTTTGTTTTGGCAGTTGTAGCTTCTGTATTTTGTTCATTACTATCTTTTTTACCATCTAAAATAgcatcagtttttttttcttctaaacgTGCCAATTcttcatgtttataaaataattcaataagtGAATCAACACCACTTCCATGACAATCAAATATATTGTCAAGTGCTGGTggtgattttgataatattaataattttttattatcattacattGTTCAAcaagattaattaaaaatgccaATGACAACATAATcatttcaaaacttttttcttCTGGTAAACCATCAGCAACACGTAATAAAAGATTTAATGTACAATCAATAATACCATTTTCACCACCAACATCAAGACTaccaaatgattttttattaaaacgatgagttaaattaataagaacAATTAATATTGCAAATAAACATTCTCTAATAACAGCACcagttgatgatttatcacTAACATCAATTGTTGGATAAATTGGTATTTCTTGACcacataatttatataaactagCCAatgttttaacaattaaaccatcaccatattttaataaatatatttgattttcttCATTTCTATATGTAACATTTTCCAAAACCCTCAAACATCTATCAACTTTACGTAATTTAtccaataataaatcattccatccaatttttgttatatttattgtcataatatatgtatgacaatcttttattgttttaacaaTATGTTCAAGACCACCAAGTTCACGTAATTCTTCTTTAAACCATTCACCAGCTCTTCTTGATGTTAAACTTAATAATGTTTCCATAGCTAATTGTCCAACAGttatattatctaaatttaaatgtttagcATGTCCTTGTGATTGTATATCAGCACATAATTGACgtactttttctttattttttgataattcaacacTACTTAAACCACAATCATCAAGTGCATATTTATGACTTGCATCACATTCTAATAAACTCAACATTAATTCTAAACAATCACGATCAAGATCCATAGCTAATCTATCTTGACTTAATACAAACATAACTGTTGCTGTACATAAACCCAATGATTGATCTTTTGTTGCATCATGTAatgctttaaaaaattttgcaacAGTACCATGTGCTCTAACATGCATTCTAAATGCTGGTGCCATACATTTACTAGCAAGACGTATTGCTGATAAACAACGTGTTGCATTTGGATTATTTTCTCTCAATGTATCTAATATataatcaacatcatcattaaattctTGAAATTCACCACTTTCTTGTATTTGATGtgctttttttacatttttaacaaCTGTATAATAAccctttatatttttaccacAACGTATACTTGTTACAGCTTCAGCATCATCAGTAAAATCCATATTATTTGTTTCTGGATATGTTACAACACGTGTCAATTTTGTTGTTTCTAATTCTTCTTCATCAAAACTATATGATTCATTTGTTCTTCctgtattatcatcatcatttaaacatgatgaatttttaactaaatttttatcaacatttgtCTCTTGATTAACACTTCCATCTTTATCATTATCAGACCATTTATGTTTATACAATGCAAGACGTTTATTACTACCATTTGTTGCACCAGCTGAACgacttttaaatatactacctttttttgttgctggtttatttatattattattgttattgttattattattactattattattaattgttgaattatttatttcatttattgttgatgttgattgttgtttatttaattgttgtttatctagttgttgttgttgttgttgctgttgttgaagctgttgttgttgttgttgtttcaattGGTCTTGCTGTTCTTGTTCTTGATCTTGTTCTTGATCAACTTccattgatgataaattatttgttgatatatcTTGATTgccattttttaatgattcattATCTTCACTTTCAGATGACCAATCTTGATCAACAAGTGTTTTAGCAACACCTTTATCACCATCAAAtacttgttgttgatttattaattgattattttctaattctgGTGATGATATCTTGTTCATTTCA harbors:
- the LOC122848111 gene encoding BRISC and BRCA1-A complex member 2-like is translated as MASMDTWIVDIPETNNRKSINYSPKIVNKSLTSKYLKVDVKFEHFVQKVIENKYYGIIKEPIELVEVSSSCGKLRGDRLKFAIPYAGKVFTCTALFNSLCPEIGPDFEFSDKTFLQDPEIQVLEKYVPGFINWDNTDSESLIKVLGQFITYYKQHQIDKLGLINERLEASFTNLREKIDTSDIELILLPDVNNPIEAHIIIRINLNFTKFIDKFTSFNNEVAMLHVVFHGPSWIKGVPQLLLSSKLLDLFNGTYRIQPLTSIKVLGTYILDLKRRLNDKMLSIVKNYMEKKEFVTGLLLVQGKSLIEYDSEDFSFITIMLDHEGFHYLVYFKLTDNYPDEAPIIKLQSIYHLYKNEPIVYPVEGLTYSKKCDSFECVTKTLAHIDVRVAEGFKQLCIRLARSQ
- the LOC122848055 gene encoding protein wings apart-like; its protein translation is MTSRSYTKSYSRKVNNVTPGSIQFDKLFRENSNRPSAAKSAGTVGKWGITSFTSIRSTNINGRRGDEIHRTFGAKKPKLDYGNQNAQINKNNDPFSFESTEIESSKIDTPTVSSLPKPKKFFKSRNTPQVPIVVPDDTYTDAAIYQVPDSQYGRSTLSTTTTTTTTTTTTTTTTTTTTRVPKTSTKQQKQLTRKISESHDGSSSDTSTRDDGKPPIVLRICKGTARIVSGDNQDKIDNNIDNELETYRITTPSPTKSSPDRKSFSPDIAKVEYKSLRSLSNQRHEQQQQQQQLPIVTTVSIPLENTDVPNRRTTRSRAKNLNIDFTNQQPLSSSALITTNLSPQQPTTPNHQTSGLSLTLRKSTTDSNNTSISHYDIVKTDCNTNYQKTTNEQQILTTTTTTTTALPIETTQELLEILSCDNEQPKPAQNYTSEDEEDEEEEEVEAANDDDAVGEEEGEEEDEEEEQEEEENHFNYDNKIIAQNQIEQSSIDLPPPPPTTILQQQKSYNDNDIDCDIEMNKISSPELENNQLINQQQVFDGDKGVAKTLVDQDWSSESEDNESLKNGNQDISTNNLSSMEVDQEQDQEQEQQDQLKQQQQQQLQQQQQQQQQLDKQQLNKQQSTSTINEINNSTINNNSNNNNNNNNNINKPATKKGSIFKSRSAGATNGSNKRLALYKHKWSDNDKDGSVNQETNVDKNLVKNSSCLNDDDNTGRTNESYSFDEEELETTKLTRVVTYPETNNMDFTDDAEAVTSIRCGKNIKGYYTVVKNVKKAHQIQESGEFQEFNDDVDYILDTLRENNPNATRCLSAIRLASKCMAPAFRMHVRAHGTVAKFFKALHDATKDQSLGLCTATVMFVLSQDRLAMDLDRDCLELMLSLLECDASHKYALDDCGLSSVELSKNKEKVRQLCADIQSQGHAKHLNLDNITVGQLAMETLLSLTSRRAGEWFKEELRELGGLEHIVKTIKDCHTYIMTINITKIGWNDLLLDKLRKVDRCLRVLENVTYRNEENQIYLLKYGDGLIVKTLASLYKLCGQEIPIYPTIDVSDKSSTGAVIRECLFAILIVLINLTHRFNKKSFGSLDVGGENGIIDCTLNLLLRVADGLPEEKSFEMIMLSLAFLINLVEQCNDNKKLLILSKSPPALDNIFDCHGSGVDSLIELFYKHEELARLEEKKTDAILDGKKDSNEQNTEATTAKTKEDIFAETVAKLLQKAGRHMEHHFTGANIVLLLGHLIMDNKEYEMLIREKLPENNFGSMVAVLQKYYNFMNLTASNEVIASNIATVEKVIKFLKLSDARAEEEKNELPLPALEESSMMLDLSSS